The following are encoded in a window of Gasterosteus aculeatus chromosome 5, fGasAcu3.hap1.1, whole genome shotgun sequence genomic DNA:
- the LOC120819034 gene encoding ATP-dependent RNA helicase DHX8 — protein sequence MGDGGVDELSQLEYLSLVSKVCTELDNHLGISDKDLAEFVIDLAEKQPTFDGFKALLLQNGAEFTDSLVGNLLRLIQTMRPPSKTSASKASEAVVKPKTEKDKLKELFPALCRADDPAPKKLLDEDDVKVAADAMKELEMFLPSVSGTTPKSSKSRSEKSRRHSRSRSRSRDRHRDRDRDKDRKKRHRSRSRSRSRDRDRQRDGDRDRDRQRDGDRDRGKRRDKSSRWSERSPSPKKDQDRDSDRWKDKAVDRPPPEEPSVGDIYNGKVTSIMQFGCFVQLEGLRKRWEGLVHISELRREGRVANVADVVSKGQRVKIKVLSFTGSKTSLSMKDVDQETGEDLNPNRRRNVGPDGGDEITMRNPDRPSNLNLGHAPELEQDDTLERKRLTKISDPEKWEIKQMIAANVLSKEEFPDFDDETGILPKVDDEEDEDLEIELVEEEPPFLRGHTKQSMDMSPVKIVKNPDGSLSQAAMMQSALAKERRELKQAAREAEMDSIPMGLNKHWVDPLPDVDGRQIAANMRGIGMMPNDIPEWKKHAFGGNKASYGKKTAMSILEQRESLPIYKLKEQLIQAVHDNQILIVIGETGSGKTTQITQYLAEAGYTTRGKIGCTQPRRVAAMSVAKRVSEEYGCCLGQEVGYTIRFEDCTSPETVIKYMTDGMLLRECLIDSELGQYAIIMLDEAHERTIHTDVLFGLLKKTVMKRTDMKLIVTSATLDAVKFSQYFYEAPIFTIPGRTYPVEVLYTKEPETDYLDASLITVMQIHLTEPPGDVLVFLTGQEEIDTACEILYDRMKSLGPDVPELIILPVYSALPSEMQTRIFDPAPPGSRKVVIATNIAETSLTIDGIYYVVDPGFVKQKVYNSKTGIDQLVVTPISQAQAKQRAGRAGRTGPGKTYRLYTERAYRDEMLTTNVPEIQRTNLASTVLSLKAMGINDLLSFDFMDAPPMETLITAMEQLYTLGALDDEGLLTRLGRRMAEFPLEPMLCKMLIMSVHLGCSEEMLTIVSMLSVQNVFYRPKDKQALADQKKAKFHQPEGDHLTLLAVYNSWKNNKFSNPWCYENFIQARSLRRAQDIRKQMLGIMDRHKLDVVSCGKATVRVQKAICSGFFRNAAKKDPQEGYRTLIDQQVVYIHPSSALFNRQPEWVVYHELVLTTKEYMREVTTIDPRWLVEFSPAFFKVSDPTRLSKQKKQQRLEPLYNRYEEPNAWRISRAFRRR from the exons ATGGGAGACGGCGGAGTTGACGAGCTGTCGCAGCTCGAATATTTATCTTTGGTGTCCAAGGTCTGCACTGAGCTCGACAACCACCTGGGAATAAGTGACAAAGATTTAG CTGAATTTGTCATCGACCTCGCTGAAAAGCAACCGACCTTCGATGGATTCAAAGCTCTTTTACTCCAAAACGGAGCCGAATTCACA GATTCCCTCGTCGGTAACTTGCTCAGGCTCATTCAGACAATGCGACCGCCATCCAAGACATCTGCGAGCAAAG CCTCTGAGGCTGTGGTCAAACCGAAAACTGAGAAGGATAAGCTGAAGGAGTTGTTTCCTGCACTGTGTAGAGCAGATGATCCGGCCCCAAAG AAGCTATTAGATGAAGATGACGTGAAGGTAGCAGCTGATGCCATGAAAGAGCTGGAGATGTTTCTGCCCAGTGTCAGCGGGACAACCCCCAAAAGCAGCAAGAGCAG GTCAGAAAAGAGCCGCCGCCATAGCCGAAGTCGCAGCAggagcagagacagacacagagacagagatcgGGATAAGGACAGGAAAAAACGGCACCGCTCCAGGTCCAGGTCTCGCTCCAGAGATCGGGATCGACAAAGAGATGGCGACAGGGATCGGGATCGACAAAGAGATGGCGACAGGGATCGGGGCAAAAGAAGAGACAAATCCTCCCGCTGGTCTGAGCGCTCGCCGAGTCCCAAAAAAGACCAAGACAGAGACTCCGATCGCTGGAAAGACAAAGCTGTGGATCGCCCGCCGCCAGAAGAACCTTCTGTTGGCGACATATACAACGGCAAAGTCACCAGTATCATGCAGTTTGGATGCTTTGTTCAGCTGGAGGGATTGAG GAAACGATGGGAGGGCCTGGTCCACATCTCCGAGCTGCGCAGAGAGGGCCGCGTGGCTAACGTCGCTGATGTTGTCAGCAAAGGCCAAAGAGTCAAGATCAAGGTTCTCTCGTTCACCGGCTCCAAGACCAGCCTCAGTATGAAG GATGTGGATCAGGAGACAGGAGAAGACCTGAACCCCAACAGGAGGAGGAACGTGGGCCCAGATGGAGGGGATGAGATCACCATGAGGAACCCCGACCGGCCGAGCAACCTCAACCTTGGCCACgcccccgagctggagcaggacGATACCCTGGAGCGCAAGAGGCTCACCAAGATTTCTGACCCAGAGAAGTGGGAGATCAAACAG ATGATTGCTGCCAACGTCCTGTCGAAAGAAGAGTTCCCTGATTTTGATGACGAGACAGGAATCCTGCCTAAAGTAGATGACGAAGAAG ATGAAGATTTGGAAATTGAGCTGGTTGAGGAGGAACCCCCGTTCCTGAGGGGACACACCAAACAAAGCATGGACATGAGCCCCGTCAAGATTGTCAAG AATCCAGATGGTTCTCTGTCTCAAGCCGCCATGATGCAGAGCGCTCTGGCTAAAGAGAGACGAGAGCTGAAGCAGGCCGCACGAGAGGCCGAGATGGACTCCATCCCCATGGGTCTGAATAAACACTGGGTCGACCCGCTGCCGGACG TCGATGGTCGTCAGATCGCAGCTAACATGAGAGGCATCGGCATGATGCCCAATGACATCCCGGAGTGGAAGAAGCACGCTTTCGGAGGAAACAAAGCTTCTTACGGAAAGAAGACCGCAATGTCCATCctggagcagagggagagccTCCCCATCTACAAGCTGAAAGAGCAGCTCATTCAG GCCGTTCACGACAATCAGATCCTGATCGTCATCGGAGAGACGGGCTCCGGTAAGACCACACAGATCACTCAGTACCTGGCGGAGGCCGGCTACACCACCCGGGGGAAGATCGGCTGCACGCAGCCCCGTCGAGTGGCCGCCATGTCCGTGGCCAAGAGGGTGTCCGAGGAGTACGGGTGCTGTCTGGGTCAAGAG GTGGGTTACACCATCCGTTTTGAGGACTGCACCAGCCCGGAGACGGTGATCAAGTACATGACAGACGGCATGCTGCTGAGGGAGTGTCTGATCGACTCTGAACTGGGCCAGTACGCCATCATCATGCTGGATGAAGCTCACGAGAGGACGATCCACACAGACGTTCTGTTCGGTTTGCTCAAGAAG ACTGTGATGAAACGCACGGACATGAAGCTGATCGTAACGTCGGCCACGCTGGACGCCGTGAAGTTCTCTCAATATTTCTACGAGGCGCCCATCTTCACCATCCCTGGAAGAACTTATCCGGTGGAGGTTCTATACACCAAAGAGCCTGAGACGGACTACCTGGACGCCAGCCTCATCACAGTCATGCAGATTCACCTGACTGAGCCTCCAG gggACGTGCTGGTGTTTCTGACGGGACAGGAGGAGATTGACACCGCCTGTGAGATCCTGTACGACAGGATGAAGTCACTCGGGCCCGACGTTCCCGAGCTGATCATTCTGCCGGTTTACTCTGCGCTGCCCAGCGAGATGCAGACCAGGATCTTTGACCCGGCGCCCCCGGGCAGCAGAAAG GTGGTCATCGCCACAAACATTGCAGAGACGTCTCTGACCATCGATGGAATCTATTACGTGGTGGATCCCGGCTTTGTCAAGCAGAAAGTGTACAACTCAAAGACCGGCATCGACCAGCTGGTGGTCACTCCCATCTCGCAG GCGCAGGCCAAGCAGAGGGCGGGTCGGGCCGGCAGGACGGGCCCGGGTAAGACGTACCGGCTCTACACGGAGAGAGCCTACAGGGACGAGATGCTGACCACCAACGTGCCCGAGATCCAGAGGACCAATCTGGCCAGCACCGTGCTGTCGCTCAAG GCGATGGGCATCAATGACCTCCTGTCCTTTGACTTCATGGACGCTCCTCCCATGGAGACGCTGATCACGGCCATGGAGCAGCTCTACACTCTGGGTGCTCTGGATGATGAAGGCTTACTCACCCGACTGGGGAGGAGG ATGGCGGAGTTCCCTCTGGAGCCCATGTTGTGCAAGATGTTGATCATGTCCGTCCATCTGGGCTGCAGTGAAGAGATGCTCACCATTGTCTCCATGTTGTCCGTGCAGAATGTATTCTACAGGCCCAAG GACAAGCAGGCCTTGGCTGACCAGAAGAAGGCCAAGTTTCACCAGCCGGAGGGGGACCACTTGACCCTGCTGGCGGTCTACAACTCCTGGAAGAACAACAAGTTCTCCAACCCCTGGTGTTATGAGAACTTCATCCAGGCGCGCTCCCTGCGCAGAGCCCAGGACATCCGCAAGCAGATGCTGGGAATCATGGACAG GCACAAACTGGATGTGGTATCTTGTGGTAAGGCGACCGTACGGGTCCAGAAAGCCATCTGCAGCGGCTTCTTCAGGAACGCGGCCAAGAAGGATCCTCAAGAGGGCTACCGCACCCTGATAGACCAGCAAGTCGTGTACATCCACCCCTCCAGCGCCCTGTTCAACCGACAGCCCGAGTG gGTCGTGTACCACGAGCTGGTGCTGACCACCAAGGAGTACATGCGGGAGGTGACCACCATTGACCCCCGCTGGCTGGTGGAGTTCTCCCCGGCCTTCTTCAAAGTGTCCGACCCCACGCGTCTCAGCaagcagaagaagcagcagcgccTCGAGCCGCTGTACAACCGCTACGAAGAGCCCAACGCCTGGAGGATCTCCCGCGCCTTCAGGCGCCGCTGA